One Anser cygnoides isolate HZ-2024a breed goose chromosome 6, Taihu_goose_T2T_genome, whole genome shotgun sequence genomic region harbors:
- the WIPF1 gene encoding WAS/WASL-interacting protein family member 1, whose amino-acid sequence MPVPPPPAPPPPPTLALANTEKPTLSRSEQAGRNALLSDITKGKKLKKTVTNDRSAPILDKPKGPGGGGGGFGGGGGGGGGGFGGGGGGGSFGGGGPPGLGGLFQAGMPKLRSAASRDADPGAARPPALPPGARSAAAKPFAGPGGPPRFPGPPSGQRSPAADPLRSRMPPPRPDAGSKPEAAPPPVPSTPRPVASSPHGRGSPPVPAVSRQPSLGPCPPPFPGSRGAGPAGSLRQPGPAPPFSGRPPLPPTPGRPAEDKPPPPPPPPPAGHRPPAAREAALPPPPPQNSKPPVPASPRPPLGAPAPPPPPSRPGPPPVPPGPAGGDEMPRLPQRNLSLVPPAAPGTAGGRSGPLPPPPSERPPPPVRDPPSRTGPLPPPPPISRNGSTSRALPAAPQLPSRAGLENQRGGTRPPLPPDRPGSGALPPPPPPSSALRNGFQDPGDDEWESRFSFHPISDLPPPEPYVPVNRSYPSKLARNESRGGSGRKERGAPPLPPIPR is encoded by the exons ATGCCTGTGCCTccccctcccgctccccctccacccccaacGCTGGCCTTG gcaAATACTGAAAAGCCAACCCTAAGCAGGTCAGAACAAGCGGGGCGAAATGCTCTGCTATCTGATAttaccaaaggaaaaaagctaaAGAAGACTGTTACTAATGACAGAAGTGCTCCAATTCTAGACA aaCCCAAAGGAcctggtggaggtggtggtggcttTGGTGGAggtggcggtggcggcggcgggggttTTGGTGGTGGCGGCGGTGGTGGCAGCTTCGGTGGTGGTGGACCACCTGGCcttggaggccttttccaaGCGGGAATGCCAAAGCTCAGATCTGCTGCGAGTCGAGATGCTG accccggggccgcccgcccgcccgcgctGCCGCCCGGAGCCCGCTCTGCCGCCGCCAAGCCCttcgcggggccgggcggcccGCCGCGCTTCCCGGGGCCGCCGTCGGGGCAGCGGAGCCCGGCCGCCGACCCGCTGAGGAGCCGCatgccgccgccccggcccgaCGCCGGCTCCAAGCCCgaggccgcgccgccgccggtgCCCAGCACGCCGCGGCCCGTCGCCTCCAGCCCGCACGGCCGCGGCTCGCCGCCGGTGCCGGCCGTCAGCCGCCAGCCCAGCCTcgggccctgcccgccgcccttCCCGGGCAGCCGCGGCGCGGGGCCCGCCGGCTCCCTGCGgcagcccggcccggcgcccCCCTTCTCGGGCaggccgccgctgccgcccacGCCCGGCCGGCCGGCGGAGGAcaagccgccgccgccgcccccgccgccccccgccggccaccggccgcccgccgcccgggAGGCcgccctgccgccgccgccgccgcagaACAGCAAGCCGCCCGTGCCCGCCTCGCCGCGGCCGCCCCTCggcgcccccgcgcccccgccgccccccagcaggccggggccgccccccgtgccgcccggccccgccggcggcGACGAAATGCCCCGGCTGCCCCAGCGCAACCTGTCCCTggtgccccccgccgcccccggcacCGCGGGCGGCCGCTCCGGACCCCTGCCGCCCCCGCCCAGCGAGAGGCCCCCGCCGCCCGTCAGGGACCCCCCGAGCCGGACAG GCCCCCTCCCACCACCTCCTCCCATCAGCAGGAATGGAAGCACCTCAAGGGCTTTGcccgctgctccccagctgccttCCCGGGCCGGGCTGGAGAACCAGAGAGGTGGAACCCGACCACCGCTTCCCCCCGACCGGCCGGGATCGGGAGCCctgccaccaccaccgccacctTCATCAGCACTCCGAAACGGCTTCCAGGATCCGGGCGATG atgaatgggaaagcagattttcttttcatcctaTATCTGATTTACCACCTCCAGAGCCATATGTACCCGTGAACAGAAGTTATCCCAGTAAATTAgcaagaaatgaaagcagag